In Pollutimonas sp. M17, a single genomic region encodes these proteins:
- a CDS encoding DUF3579 domain-containing protein has translation MTHLVQQLVIHGLTLDGQRFRPSDWAERLAGVMSQFRPAGSTGGHLTYSPYVVPVVLDGVRCVVVDQRLRQLEPLAWKFVCDFAADNKLRTSEQETPTLRRP, from the coding sequence ATGACCCATCTTGTACAGCAACTTGTTATTCACGGCCTTACGCTCGATGGCCAGCGATTCCGGCCCAGCGATTGGGCCGAGCGCCTGGCGGGCGTGATGTCGCAGTTCCGGCCGGCCGGCTCCACCGGCGGCCATCTCACCTATTCCCCTTATGTCGTCCCCGTCGTGCTCGATGGCGTGCGCTGCGTCGTGGTCGACCAGCGTCTGCGCCAGCTGGAGCCCCTGGCCTGGAAGTTCGTGTGCGATTTTGCCGCCGACAATAAATTGCGGACCAGCGAGCAGGAAACGCCAACCCTTCGCCGCCCCTGA